One Halolamina litorea genomic window carries:
- the gatD gene encoding Glu-tRNA(Gln) amidotransferase subunit GatD, with protein MNPGDRVRVDHDDATDEGVLMPTTDEEHLVLKLDGGYNVGIDREGADVEVLESDVYDIEEGDAGDDDASEVEFDEDLPTVALVSTGGTIASTVDYRTGAVTARFDAEDVLRAVPELAGRANYRGRVVADILSENMEPAIWQDLAAAVHEEIENGADGVVVMHGTDTMQFSAAALSYMLDTPVPIVFTGSQRSADRPSSDNVMNAVCAVEAATADAAEVMVCMHGTPSDDHCALHRGTRVRKNHTSRRDAFETVGAQPMGVVDYEAAKDGQGDAAGVEFADEYAERGGTDLALNDDLTTDVELVKPTPGMDPAAWEYLTGKDGVIVEGTGLGHVHTDLIPRLEELVEDGTTVAMTSQCLEGRVCDRVYDTGRDLLDAGVVECGDTLPGTAKVKLMWALANSKNPDDAMGRDLAGELTEESKPWV; from the coding sequence ATGAATCCCGGGGACCGCGTTCGCGTCGATCACGACGACGCCACCGACGAGGGTGTGCTGATGCCCACCACCGACGAGGAGCACCTCGTGCTCAAACTCGACGGCGGCTACAACGTCGGGATCGACCGCGAAGGCGCCGACGTTGAGGTACTGGAGTCCGACGTGTACGACATCGAGGAGGGCGACGCCGGCGACGATGACGCCTCCGAAGTCGAGTTCGACGAGGACCTCCCGACGGTCGCGCTCGTCTCGACCGGCGGCACCATCGCCTCGACCGTCGACTACCGCACCGGCGCCGTGACCGCACGCTTCGACGCCGAGGACGTCCTGCGGGCCGTGCCCGAACTCGCCGGCCGCGCGAACTACCGCGGCCGCGTGGTCGCGGACATCCTCAGCGAGAACATGGAGCCCGCGATCTGGCAGGACCTCGCCGCGGCCGTCCACGAGGAGATCGAGAACGGCGCCGACGGCGTCGTCGTGATGCACGGCACCGACACGATGCAGTTCTCCGCGGCCGCGCTGTCGTACATGCTCGACACGCCGGTCCCGATCGTGTTCACCGGGAGCCAGCGCTCTGCCGATCGACCCTCCTCGGACAACGTGATGAACGCCGTCTGTGCCGTCGAGGCGGCGACAGCCGACGCCGCCGAGGTGATGGTCTGCATGCACGGGACCCCCTCCGACGACCACTGTGCGCTCCACCGCGGCACGCGCGTGCGGAAGAACCACACCTCCCGCCGGGACGCCTTCGAGACCGTCGGCGCGCAGCCGATGGGCGTCGTCGACTACGAGGCGGCCAAGGACGGCCAGGGCGACGCGGCGGGCGTCGAGTTCGCCGACGAGTACGCCGAGCGCGGCGGGACCGACCTCGCGCTGAACGACGACCTCACCACCGACGTGGAACTGGTCAAGCCGACGCCGGGCATGGACCCGGCAGCGTGGGAGTACCTCACCGGCAAGGACGGCGTGATCGTCGAGGGGACCGGCCTCGGCCACGTGCACACGGACCTGATCCCGCGGCTGGAGGAACTGGTCGAGGACGGCACGACGGTCGCGATGACCTCCCAGTGTCTCGAAGGCCGGGTCTGTGACCGCGTCTACGACACCGGGCGTGACCTGCTCGACGCCGGCGTCGTCGAGTGTGGCGACACGCTCCCCGGCACGGCGAAAGTGAAGCTGATGTGGGCGCTCGCGAACAGCAAGAACCCCGACGACGCCATGGGCCGGGACCTCGCCGGTGAACTCACCGAGGAGTCCAAGCCGTGGGTCTGA
- a CDS encoding adenylate kinase, with translation MADYHILLLGPPGAGKGTQAKRLCETYDLDHVSTGDALRANKDMETEYGTPRSFMEAGELVPDEVVNEVLEAALTDADGYVLDGYPRNLDQVEFLDDATELDYVFFLDVDRDVLVERLTGRRVDPETGDNYHVEFDMPDDEEIRERLVQRDDDEEDVVRDRLEVYEENTEPVIEHYRETGELVEIDGEGTPDDVFERLSDAVEGDD, from the coding sequence ATGGCCGACTACCACATCCTACTGCTGGGTCCGCCCGGCGCCGGCAAAGGCACGCAGGCGAAGCGACTCTGCGAGACGTACGACCTCGACCACGTCTCGACTGGCGACGCCCTGCGAGCGAACAAGGACATGGAGACGGAGTACGGCACGCCCCGCAGCTTCATGGAGGCCGGCGAACTCGTCCCCGACGAGGTCGTCAACGAAGTGCTCGAGGCCGCGCTCACCGACGCCGACGGCTACGTGCTCGACGGCTACCCGCGGAACCTCGACCAGGTCGAGTTCCTCGACGACGCGACGGAGTTGGACTACGTCTTCTTCCTCGACGTGGACCGCGACGTGCTGGTCGAGCGCCTGACCGGCCGCCGCGTCGACCCCGAGACCGGCGACAACTACCACGTCGAGTTCGACATGCCCGACGACGAGGAGATCCGCGAGCGACTCGTCCAGCGCGACGACGACGAGGAGGACGTGGTTCGCGACCGCCTCGAAGTGTACGAGGAGAACACCGAGCCCGTGATCGAGCACTACCGTGAGACCGGCGAACTGGTCGAGATCGACGGCGAGGGGACGCCCGATGACGTGTTCGAACGCCTGAGCGACGCCGTCGAAGGCGACGACTGA
- a CDS encoding TVP38/TMEM64 family protein translates to MQRRSRLLVGVGLLLVVAVGAFLTSPQWLLSRLDWLAADPLRFGAALVALALVRPFLAWPTTLLAVVAGYGWGFRGLPVALALIALTSVPPFLLARRSADGGRLATAGARAVDATGDLRGVIVSRLLPAPSDVVSVGAGLSGVPLRAFVVGTAIGELPWAVAGVVAGRSIDRVLREGLGSVIQPELIAAAGLAALLLLAGPAYRHVRDRPAGLD, encoded by the coding sequence GTGCAGCGACGTTCGCGTCTCCTCGTCGGGGTCGGTCTGCTGCTCGTCGTCGCCGTCGGCGCGTTCCTGACCTCCCCCCAGTGGCTGCTCTCCCGGCTGGACTGGCTGGCGGCGGACCCGCTCCGGTTCGGCGCGGCGCTGGTCGCGCTGGCGCTCGTCCGACCGTTCCTGGCGTGGCCAACCACGCTGCTGGCCGTCGTCGCCGGCTACGGCTGGGGGTTCCGGGGGCTGCCGGTGGCGCTGGCGCTGATCGCACTCACCAGCGTCCCGCCGTTCCTGCTCGCTCGGCGGTCGGCCGACGGCGGGCGCTTGGCGACCGCCGGCGCGCGGGCCGTCGACGCCACCGGCGACCTCCGTGGCGTGATCGTCAGCCGCCTGCTGCCGGCACCATCTGACGTTGTATCGGTCGGGGCCGGCCTCTCGGGCGTGCCGCTCCGGGCGTTCGTGGTCGGCACCGCGATCGGTGAACTGCCGTGGGCCGTCGCCGGCGTCGTCGCCGGCCGGTCGATCGACCGCGTGTTGCGGGAGGGTCTGGGTTCGGTGATCCAGCCGGAACTGATCGCCGCCGCGGGCCTCGCGGCACTCCTCCTCCTCGCCGGGCCGGCGTACCGCCACGTCCGTGATCGGCCCGCCGGACTCGACTGA
- a CDS encoding Hsp20/alpha crystallin family protein, whose product MDTVREALRELPEAIFADLLESESAYRLVIDLPGATADTTDLRTEGGRLHIEARREKSFDGAFDYVREDRPLFLDAEIPLPPDAGTEAEASMSRGVLTVTVPKRSADPAESIEIREA is encoded by the coding sequence ATGGACACAGTCCGTGAGGCGCTCCGAGAGCTTCCGGAAGCGATCTTCGCCGATCTGCTCGAGAGCGAGTCGGCCTACCGACTCGTGATCGACCTCCCCGGAGCGACCGCCGACACCACCGACCTGCGGACGGAGGGCGGCCGACTCCACATCGAGGCACGCCGCGAGAAGTCCTTCGACGGGGCGTTCGACTACGTCCGGGAGGACCGCCCGCTCTTCCTCGACGCCGAGATCCCGCTGCCCCCGGACGCCGGCACCGAGGCCGAAGCGTCGATGAGCCGTGGCGTGCTCACGGTGACGGTCCCCAAGCGCTCGGCCGACCCCGCCGAGTCGATCGAGATCCGCGAGGCCTGA
- the gpmI gene encoding 2,3-bisphosphoglycerate-independent phosphoglycerate mutase, which produces MDAALVILDGWGLAPADQPGRDAVGTASTPTFDALRQDGAFGTMTAHGRRVGLPEGQMGNSEVGHVHLGAGRVVKQPYTRINDAVAAGELGAIDAIDDALAHAEDNDGRVHFMGLVSDGGVHSDQAHLHALIELAAERGVDAVTHAFTDGRDTAPKSGAGYLTDLQQVIDHHETGHVATVTGRYYAMDRDHNWERTRDTYDAIVNRRARYESATAVAAVEESYERGETDEFVEPTLITGRPALADGDSVVTFNFRADRTRQLCRLLSGVGADEWPFDLDRPDVELATMTRYEETYPFPVAFPPNDPEGTLGELWADAGMRQLRVAESEKAPHVTYFFSGGRESPFEGEERRIVASPDVPTYDQQPEMSAPEVTDAAVAAIGDEEREPDALVLNYANADMVGHTGDFDAAVEAVEAVDRELGRLADAVADAGGHLLVTADHGNADDMGTPESPHTAHTFNPVPVIYRSPVGDSGARSIREGGSLPDVAPTLLSLMGMDQPEVMTGESLFD; this is translated from the coding sequence ATGGACGCAGCACTCGTGATTCTCGACGGCTGGGGGCTCGCTCCGGCCGACCAGCCGGGACGGGACGCGGTCGGGACGGCGTCGACGCCCACCTTCGACGCGCTCCGACAGGACGGCGCGTTCGGCACCATGACCGCCCACGGGCGCCGGGTCGGCCTCCCCGAGGGCCAGATGGGCAACAGCGAAGTCGGCCACGTCCACCTGGGCGCCGGGCGCGTGGTCAAACAGCCCTACACCCGGATCAACGACGCCGTCGCCGCCGGCGAACTGGGGGCGATCGACGCCATCGACGACGCCCTCGCTCACGCCGAGGACAACGACGGCCGAGTCCACTTCATGGGACTCGTGAGCGACGGGGGGGTTCACTCGGACCAGGCTCACCTGCACGCGCTGATCGAACTCGCCGCCGAGCGCGGCGTCGACGCCGTCACCCACGCCTTCACCGACGGACGGGACACGGCGCCCAAGAGCGGCGCCGGCTACCTCACCGACCTCCAACAGGTGATCGACCACCACGAGACCGGCCACGTCGCCACCGTTACGGGCCGGTACTACGCGATGGACCGGGACCACAACTGGGAGCGCACCCGGGACACCTACGACGCGATCGTAAACCGCAGAGCACGATACGAAAGCGCCACCGCGGTGGCTGCAGTCGAGGAGAGCTACGAGCGCGGCGAGACCGACGAGTTCGTCGAGCCGACGCTGATCACTGGCAGGCCGGCGCTCGCCGACGGCGATTCGGTGGTCACGTTCAACTTCAGGGCCGACCGGACCCGCCAACTCTGTCGGCTGCTGAGCGGCGTCGGCGCCGACGAGTGGCCGTTCGACCTCGACCGGCCCGACGTCGAACTGGCAACGATGACCCGGTACGAGGAGACCTACCCGTTCCCGGTGGCGTTCCCGCCGAACGACCCCGAGGGGACCCTCGGGGAACTGTGGGCCGACGCGGGCATGCGACAGCTCCGAGTCGCCGAGAGCGAGAAAGCGCCCCACGTCACCTACTTCTTCAGCGGCGGTCGGGAGTCACCGTTCGAGGGCGAGGAGCGACGCATCGTCGCCTCGCCGGACGTGCCGACCTACGACCAGCAGCCGGAGATGTCCGCCCCGGAGGTCACCGACGCCGCGGTGGCGGCCATCGGCGACGAGGAGCGCGAACCCGACGCGCTCGTCCTCAACTACGCCAACGCCGACATGGTCGGCCACACCGGCGACTTCGACGCCGCCGTCGAAGCCGTCGAGGCGGTCGATCGGGAACTCGGCCGACTCGCCGACGCCGTCGCCGACGCGGGCGGGCACCTCCTCGTGACTGCCGACCACGGCAACGCCGACGACATGGGGACGCCCGAGTCGCCCCACACGGCCCACACGTTCAACCCAGTCCCCGTGATCTACCGCTCGCCGGTGGGTGACTCGGGCGCCCGATCGATCCGCGAGGGGGGGTCGCTCCCCGACGTGGCGCCGACGCTCCTCTCGCTGATGGGAATGGATCAGCCCGAGGTCATGACCGGCGAGTCGCTGTTCGACTGA
- a CDS encoding ArsR/SmtB family transcription factor, with the protein MDSAVLLNLLGNENRRRILRLLSHKSCYVTEISEYLGVSPKAVIDHLRKLEEAGLVESHTDDQRRKYFHIARSVRLEVSVSPHSFGAKSAYPASRSLDMAGRCSHLTIDIDDRPEADGLEGLAEEFDRLQHLERELSLAQRWVDGRLNEVLDRLNGHIGAEADSRFYAAVLSAVVTTDGTLRAISDDIDADTAAVEDALEQLTERGLLERRDDGGWTLG; encoded by the coding sequence ATGGACTCGGCGGTACTGCTGAACCTCCTCGGCAACGAGAACCGCCGGCGGATCCTCCGGCTACTCTCGCATAAGTCCTGCTACGTCACGGAGATCAGCGAGTACCTCGGGGTGAGTCCCAAAGCCGTCATCGACCACCTACGTAAGCTCGAGGAGGCGGGGCTGGTCGAGAGCCACACCGACGACCAGCGCCGGAAGTACTTCCACATCGCGCGCTCGGTGCGGCTCGAAGTCAGCGTCTCGCCCCACAGTTTCGGGGCCAAGAGCGCTTACCCGGCCAGCCGGAGTCTGGACATGGCCGGGCGGTGCAGCCACCTCACCATCGACATCGACGACCGGCCCGAGGCCGACGGGTTGGAGGGGCTGGCCGAGGAGTTCGACCGACTCCAGCACCTCGAACGCGAACTCTCGCTGGCCCAACGTTGGGTCGACGGCCGGCTGAACGAGGTTCTCGACCGGCTCAACGGCCACATCGGTGCTGAGGCGGACTCGCGGTTCTACGCCGCGGTCCTCTCGGCGGTCGTGACCACCGACGGCACGCTCCGGGCGATTTCCGACGATATCGACGCCGACACGGCGGCCGTCGAGGACGCGCTCGAACAGCTTACCGAACGGGGGCTGTTGGAACGGCGCGACGACGGCGGCTGGACGCTCGGTTAG
- a CDS encoding GNAT family N-acetyltransferase: MGLSREYTDDEEIAIREAVPGDLPTLAAFTADTWESGDYIADAFPRWMASDDPNTKTFVAADLTADPLAADEVEGVDPDDVGELPDDRPVGICQAVGLTDHEGWMQAMRVDPDYRGRGLSVAMNDAGFHWLHETGRRVARNMVFSWNTGGLGTSRACGFDAGTEFRWVEPEPDADAPEATGEAAAVDADPDAAWSFWAGSDARDDLRGLTLNTDESWSLSELTRERLRDAAADDRLQVVSAADGGIGGVSYRARTTEREEDGEEITRAEYGVAAWADPDAAEALFAAISRDAAAAGADRTRVLVPEDVRWVSDTAAAGVDIGDEPDFVMAADLTRRQWER; this comes from the coding sequence GTGGGTCTGAGCCGCGAGTACACCGACGACGAGGAGATCGCGATCCGGGAGGCCGTCCCGGGCGACCTCCCGACGCTCGCGGCCTTCACTGCCGACACGTGGGAGAGCGGCGACTACATCGCCGACGCGTTCCCGCGCTGGATGGCGAGCGACGACCCGAACACGAAGACGTTTGTCGCCGCCGATCTGACCGCCGATCCCCTCGCCGCCGACGAGGTCGAGGGTGTCGACCCCGACGACGTGGGCGAGCTGCCCGACGACCGGCCGGTCGGTATCTGCCAAGCGGTCGGCCTGACCGACCACGAGGGCTGGATGCAGGCGATGCGGGTCGACCCCGACTACCGCGGCCGCGGGCTCTCCGTGGCGATGAACGACGCCGGCTTCCACTGGCTCCACGAGACGGGCCGCCGGGTCGCCCGGAACATGGTGTTCTCGTGGAACACCGGCGGACTGGGAACCTCGCGGGCCTGTGGCTTCGACGCCGGCACGGAGTTCCGCTGGGTCGAGCCCGAGCCCGACGCCGACGCACCGGAGGCCACCGGCGAGGCGGCGGCCGTCGACGCCGACCCCGACGCGGCGTGGAGCTTCTGGGCCGGCAGCGACGCCCGGGACGACCTCCGCGGGCTGACGCTCAACACCGACGAGTCGTGGTCGCTCTCGGAACTCACCCGCGAACGGCTTCGCGACGCCGCCGCGGACGATCGGCTACAGGTCGTCTCGGCGGCCGACGGTGGGATCGGCGGCGTGAGCTACCGCGCCCGAACGACCGAGCGCGAGGAGGACGGCGAGGAGATCACCCGCGCCGAGTACGGCGTCGCGGCGTGGGCCGACCCCGACGCCGCCGAAGCGCTGTTCGCGGCGATCTCGCGGGACGCCGCTGCCGCGGGCGCCGACCGGACGCGAGTGCTCGTCCCCGAGGACGTGCGCTGGGTCAGCGACACCGCCGCCGCCGGCGTCGACATCGGCGACGAACCCGACTTCGTGATGGCTGCCGACCTCACTCGGCGCCAGTGGGAGCGCTAG
- a CDS encoding S9 family peptidase, with translation MYRRDLRDTSYDGLLADMASADSAVVAAPAPDDGRIAYALNREDQTDLWLHEDGTDARLTSEGVSAMRRGRGDTQWVAWNPAGDRIAFIDAAGTLSAVDAATGEVEALTHGDGPVIGLAWGEHGVAAVTNEVSRAALVLIDPDTGGQQILADDDYLYSDPRWGDDGLYAVRAPHRSLFDFEAELVRFPIRGGEIVADAEVVFSEDAVRVQTPRPHPHGEGVAFVHDASGFDAIHYADADAVDAAAGTGAEESAETTTVHAADGVEVGAPAWHPGGDRLAFTATGQGRSSPGTVPLDDDADADLLSTDDAFHTGPVWSDGDLLTVRGDPTTPPQVWNADAGAAVVETGSVGFAERLASPTEFTFRSGATEIHTLVYPPVGGFPDEPDSVPVLVHPHGGPTAFDDFGWDYRSQYFAALGYAVAMPNYRGSDGYGRAHRMANDDDWGGGDLDDVVDAAEAAGDAFPAVDADRAGVFGGSGGGLMTVNALGNSDAFAAGAAFYGVYDYETFVDDTDDIGWQLMKRELGDLATDLDNYREASPIRTVPDIEDPVLVLHGEEDTRVPISQSEQLCAELEKHGKRHELQAYPEEPHGFSQRENVLDAYTRVADLFAKYLRIDPDAGSSRPHRPDE, from the coding sequence GTGTACCGACGCGACCTGCGGGACACCAGCTACGACGGCTTGCTCGCCGACATGGCGAGTGCCGACAGCGCCGTCGTCGCCGCGCCCGCACCCGACGACGGCCGGATCGCCTACGCGCTGAACCGTGAGGACCAGACCGACCTCTGGCTTCACGAGGACGGGACCGACGCCCGCCTCACCAGCGAGGGCGTCTCCGCCATGCGGCGTGGCCGCGGCGACACCCAGTGGGTCGCGTGGAACCCTGCGGGCGACCGCATCGCCTTCATCGACGCCGCCGGCACCCTCTCGGCCGTCGACGCCGCCACCGGCGAGGTCGAGGCACTCACCCACGGCGACGGCCCGGTGATCGGCCTCGCGTGGGGCGAACACGGCGTCGCCGCCGTCACCAACGAGGTCTCCCGGGCCGCGCTGGTCCTCATCGACCCGGACACCGGGGGCCAGCAGATCCTGGCGGACGACGACTACCTCTACAGCGACCCGCGCTGGGGCGACGACGGACTCTACGCCGTCCGGGCTCCCCACCGTAGCCTGTTCGACTTCGAGGCCGAACTGGTTCGCTTCCCGATTCGGGGTGGCGAGATCGTGGCCGACGCCGAGGTGGTGTTCAGCGAGGATGCCGTCCGCGTACAGACGCCCCGACCCCACCCCCACGGCGAGGGTGTCGCGTTCGTCCACGACGCGAGCGGCTTCGACGCCATCCACTACGCCGACGCGGACGCCGTCGATGCGGCGGCAGGAACCGGAGCCGAGGAGTCGGCCGAGACGACGACGGTCCACGCCGCGGACGGCGTCGAAGTCGGCGCGCCCGCGTGGCACCCCGGCGGCGACCGGCTCGCGTTCACCGCCACCGGACAGGGCCGGAGTAGCCCCGGAACCGTCCCCCTCGACGACGATGCCGACGCCGACCTGCTGAGCACGGACGACGCGTTCCACACCGGCCCGGTCTGGTCCGACGGCGACCTGCTCACGGTTCGTGGCGACCCCACGACGCCGCCGCAGGTCTGGAACGCCGACGCGGGCGCAGCCGTGGTCGAGACCGGCTCCGTCGGCTTCGCGGAGCGTCTCGCCTCCCCCACCGAGTTCACCTTCCGTTCGGGCGCTACCGAGATCCACACCCTCGTCTACCCGCCGGTCGGCGGCTTCCCCGACGAGCCCGATTCGGTGCCCGTGCTCGTCCACCCCCACGGCGGGCCGACGGCGTTCGACGACTTCGGATGGGACTACCGCTCGCAGTACTTCGCGGCGCTGGGCTACGCGGTGGCCATGCCGAACTACCGCGGCTCGGACGGCTACGGCCGCGCCCACCGGATGGCGAACGACGACGACTGGGGCGGCGGCGACCTCGACGACGTGGTCGACGCCGCCGAGGCCGCGGGCGATGCGTTCCCCGCCGTCGACGCCGATCGCGCGGGGGTCTTCGGCGGCTCCGGCGGCGGCCTGATGACGGTGAACGCGCTCGGGAACTCCGACGCCTTCGCCGCCGGCGCGGCGTTCTACGGCGTCTACGACTACGAGACGTTCGTCGACGACACCGACGACATCGGGTGGCAGCTGATGAAGCGCGAACTCGGCGACCTCGCCACCGATCTCGACAACTACCGCGAGGCCAGCCCGATCCGGACGGTCCCCGACATCGAGGACCCCGTCCTCGTCCTCCACGGCGAGGAGGACACTCGCGTGCCGATCAGCCAGTCCGAACAGCTCTGTGCGGAGTTGGAGAAACACGGCAAGCGCCACGAACTGCAGGCTTACCCGGAGGAGCCCCACGGCTTCAGCCAGCGGGAGAACGTCCTCGACGCCTACACGCGGGTCGCGGACCTGTTCGCCAAGTACCTCCGGATCGATCCGGACGCGGGAAGCAGCCGACCGCACCGACCGGACGAGTAG
- a CDS encoding DUF106 domain-containing protein gives MVRTEKRVRELVSEDPAMREVVETVLEHADDGEVGWADVKGEIESGQWGRLIQKEVLVEGETGFRIEDPEAARQGLEADGDGSSGSSADLDDVESTSWSRWDKMAGVGTLLFMVGYAYNPIRQAVGQTLDLALGPLLDVLPFYAVVLLLAMTTGLYSTALRGVLMDMDKMGAYQDRMKDIQERRKEAKERGDDAAMQKIQEEQMEAMGDQLGMFKEQFRPMAWIMFLTIPVFLWMYWAIGARGAVSHYDLGTVVFPIWGALEWTEPMLGPIRPWIFWYFLCSTASIQIIQKAMNIEMTPSSS, from the coding sequence ATGGTACGGACCGAGAAACGCGTCCGCGAACTCGTCTCGGAGGACCCCGCCATGCGGGAGGTCGTCGAGACGGTGCTCGAGCACGCCGACGACGGCGAAGTCGGGTGGGCGGACGTGAAAGGCGAAATCGAGAGCGGGCAGTGGGGCCGCCTGATCCAGAAGGAGGTGCTGGTCGAGGGCGAGACCGGCTTCCGGATCGAGGACCCCGAGGCCGCCCGCCAGGGGCTGGAAGCCGACGGCGACGGGAGCTCCGGCTCGTCGGCCGACCTCGACGACGTCGAGAGCACGTCGTGGTCGCGCTGGGACAAGATGGCCGGCGTGGGCACCCTGCTGTTCATGGTGGGGTACGCGTACAACCCGATCCGGCAGGCGGTCGGGCAGACCCTCGACCTCGCGTTGGGTCCGCTGCTCGACGTGTTGCCGTTCTACGCCGTCGTACTCCTGCTGGCCATGACCACCGGGCTCTACTCCACCGCCCTCCGGGGTGTGCTGATGGACATGGACAAGATGGGCGCGTATCAGGACCGGATGAAGGACATTCAGGAGCGCCGGAAGGAGGCCAAGGAGCGCGGTGACGACGCCGCGATGCAGAAGATCCAGGAGGAGCAGATGGAGGCCATGGGCGACCAGCTCGGCATGTTCAAAGAGCAGTTCCGCCCGATGGCGTGGATCATGTTCCTCACCATCCCGGTGTTCCTGTGGATGTACTGGGCCATCGGCGCCCGCGGGGCGGTCAGCCACTACGACCTGGGCACCGTCGTCTTCCCGATCTGGGGCGCCCTCGAGTGGACCGAGCCGATGCTCGGGCCGATCCGCCCGTGGATCTTCTGGTACTTCCTCTGCTCGACGGCCTCGATCCAGATCATCCAGAAGGCGATGAACATCGAGATGACGCCGTCGAGTTCGTAG
- a CDS encoding ABC1 kinase family protein, whose amino-acid sequence MASLRAYWRFLVVLKGFFPLLFAWTRDRNRFLLFGRSRSVDSETRVERAETLLETLLTLGPTFIKLGQLLSTRPDIVPPEYVDVLSSLQDEVPPADWAEAKEVLEGELGPVEETFESFDTEAISGASLGQVYRAVHDGEQVAVKVRRPGIVPLVNADLRVIRWSLPIIVYFVDQSSSFSLSNLAEEFSQTMRQEMDYGRERAMLEEIRTNFDDNPNIRIPDAHIDASGDAVLTMEYLPGTKINDIDELDAKGIDRTELATRLQRIYLQMIIDDGVFHADPHPGNLAVDDEGAIIFYDFGMSGRVDPFIQEKIVDFYVAIAEQDTDAILDALTEMGTLSPEADRQVMGQVMELAIEDARGEDIEQYRVQQIIEQVEGTIYEFPLRLPRNLALVLRVATVVEGVCVTLDPDFDFISVATDYLREEGYREQTARRIAEEAGKQVQETASALVTVPGKLDRVLTGIEGENLSVNINVEDGNDVFRDLALRLILGIFVAAGVLSAALIYAFGQDWRVSVGILAVTAPLVLALWRSFRRKRAIRATPQFTRQSMRQRDGD is encoded by the coding sequence CTGGCGTCACTCCGTGCCTACTGGCGCTTCCTCGTCGTCCTGAAGGGGTTCTTCCCGCTGCTGTTCGCGTGGACGCGGGACCGTAACCGCTTCCTGCTGTTCGGTCGGAGCCGAAGCGTCGACAGCGAGACCCGAGTGGAGCGCGCCGAGACGCTGCTCGAGACGCTGCTGACGCTCGGACCGACGTTCATCAAGCTCGGACAGCTACTGTCGACCCGGCCGGACATCGTCCCGCCGGAGTACGTCGACGTGCTCTCGAGTCTGCAAGACGAGGTCCCCCCGGCCGACTGGGCCGAGGCCAAGGAGGTCCTCGAAGGGGAACTGGGCCCCGTCGAGGAGACGTTCGAGTCCTTCGACACCGAGGCTATCAGCGGCGCGAGTCTCGGGCAGGTGTACCGTGCGGTCCACGACGGCGAGCAGGTCGCCGTGAAGGTCCGCCGTCCGGGAATCGTGCCCCTGGTCAACGCCGACCTCCGGGTGATCCGCTGGTCGCTACCGATCATCGTCTACTTCGTCGACCAGTCGAGTTCGTTCTCGCTGTCGAACCTCGCCGAGGAGTTCTCCCAGACGATGCGCCAGGAGATGGACTACGGGCGCGAGCGGGCGATGCTCGAGGAGATCAGGACGAACTTCGACGACAACCCCAACATCCGGATCCCCGACGCCCACATCGACGCCTCCGGGGACGCCGTGCTGACGATGGAGTACCTCCCGGGGACGAAGATCAACGACATCGACGAACTCGACGCGAAGGGGATCGACCGAACCGAACTGGCGACCCGCCTCCAACGCATCTACCTCCAGATGATCATCGACGACGGCGTGTTCCACGCCGACCCCCATCCGGGGAACCTCGCGGTCGACGACGAGGGAGCGATCATCTTCTACGACTTCGGGATGAGCGGCCGGGTCGACCCGTTCATTCAGGAGAAGATCGTCGACTTCTACGTGGCCATCGCCGAGCAGGACACCGACGCCATCCTCGACGCCCTCACGGAGATGGGCACCCTCTCGCCGGAAGCCGACCGGCAGGTGATGGGCCAAGTGATGGAGTTGGCCATCGAGGACGCCCGCGGCGAAGACATCGAGCAGTACCGCGTCCAGCAGATCATCGAGCAGGTCGAGGGGACCATCTACGAGTTCCCGCTGCGGCTCCCGCGGAACCTCGCGCTCGTGCTCCGAGTCGCCACCGTCGTCGAGGGGGTCTGTGTCACGCTCGACCCCGATTTCGACTTCATCAGCGTCGCGACCGACTACCTCCGTGAGGAGGGCTACCGCGAGCAGACCGCCCGACGGATCGCCGAGGAGGCCGGCAAGCAGGTACAGGAGACCGCGAGCGCGCTGGTGACGGTGCCCGGAAAGCTCGACCGGGTCCTCACGGGGATCGAGGGCGAGAACCTCTCGGTCAACATCAACGTCGAGGACGGCAACGACGTGTTCAGGGACCTCGCGTTGCGGCTGATCCTGGGGATCTTCGTCGCCGCCGGCGTGCTCTCGGCGGCGCTGATCTACGCGTTCGGGCAGGACTGGCGGGTGTCGGTCGGCATCCTCGCGGTCACGGCGCCGCTGGTCCTGGCGCTCTGGCGCTCGTTCCGACGCAAGCGCGCGATCCGGGCGACGCCGCAGTTCACCCGACAGAGCATGCGCCAGCGCGACGGGGACTGA